The proteins below are encoded in one region of Desulfovibrio desulfuricans:
- a CDS encoding 4Fe-4S dicluster domain-containing protein: protein MLRIIKERLHQKYRTLDYPNRQPALSPRYLGRPELAQVSCGSCRACYAACPAGALLPTAGAGDGTPTLDMGRCTFCGACRAACPKGAFTFTGQHRMASFTREGLLVVPGQPFAEQPTPSRFSLFRRSLKLRQVSAAGCNACEADSNVLTTLVFDLGRFGIDFVASPRHADGIAVTGPVSENMRLALLDTFKATPQPHIVIAVGACAISGGLFRESEQCNRGVSELLPVDLYIPGCPPNPWTILDGLTSLQK from the coding sequence ATGCTGCGTATTATCAAGGAACGCCTGCACCAGAAATACCGCACGCTGGATTACCCCAATCGCCAGCCTGCGCTCTCTCCCCGGTATCTGGGCAGGCCAGAACTTGCGCAGGTTTCCTGCGGATCGTGCCGCGCCTGCTACGCGGCCTGCCCTGCTGGAGCCCTGCTGCCGACCGCTGGCGCGGGAGACGGCACCCCCACGCTGGACATGGGGCGCTGCACCTTTTGCGGCGCATGCCGTGCCGCCTGCCCCAAGGGTGCCTTTACCTTTACCGGGCAGCACCGCATGGCGTCCTTTACCCGCGAAGGCCTGCTCGTGGTTCCCGGTCAGCCTTTTGCAGAGCAGCCCACGCCGTCCCGGTTTTCCCTGTTCCGCCGCTCGCTCAAGCTGCGGCAGGTCAGCGCCGCAGGCTGCAATGCCTGCGAGGCCGACAGCAACGTGCTCACCACTCTGGTGTTTGACCTTGGCCGCTTTGGCATTGATTTTGTGGCCTCGCCCCGCCATGCCGACGGCATTGCCGTAACCGGCCCGGTTTCAGAAAACATGCGGCTGGCCCTGCTTGATACCTTCAAGGCGACTCCGCAGCCACACATTGTTATTGCCGTGGGGGCCTGCGCTATTTCCGGGGGGCTGTTCCGCGAGAGCGAGCAGTGCAACCGTGGCGTGAGCGAACTGCTGCCCGTGGATCTGTACATTCCCGGCTGCCCGCCCAATCCGTGGACAATTCTTGACGGTCTGACCTCGTTGCAAAAATAA
- a CDS encoding Tim44 domain-containing protein: MQIKAFLTILVLLCCSLMFTLSDDALAARLGGGGSFGSKPFMSTPAPRPQTTFQNKPSAAQPQAQAAPAARPGGMFGGMGGLMGGLLAGTLIGSLLGGHGFAGGGFMDILLIGLMIFLGLKLFAAFRGSRPAQASAGAQGAQGTQPEAGMMRNDSASNGWDALRGQGGAGEAETPGPQIPMPPGFDADEFLRGAKMAYTRLQTAWDKRDMNDISQFTTEAVQKSVREQMEADPKPSTTEILLVNAQLLGVADEGQEQYAQVFFDVLLRESPDQQTPSSAREVWHFMRPVTGGNWKLDGIQQVE; this comes from the coding sequence ATGCAAATAAAAGCTTTTTTGACGATTCTTGTTCTGCTTTGCTGTTCGCTCATGTTCACCCTGTCTGATGACGCACTTGCAGCTCGTCTTGGCGGCGGTGGTTCTTTTGGCAGCAAACCCTTTATGAGCACGCCTGCGCCCCGTCCGCAGACCACTTTCCAGAATAAGCCCAGCGCCGCTCAGCCTCAGGCACAGGCGGCCCCTGCCGCGCGTCCCGGCGGTATGTTTGGCGGCATGGGCGGCCTCATGGGCGGCCTGCTTGCCGGTACGCTCATCGGTTCGCTCTTGGGCGGTCATGGTTTTGCTGGCGGCGGCTTTATGGACATTCTGCTCATCGGCCTGATGATTTTCCTTGGCCTCAAGCTTTTTGCCGCCTTTCGCGGCTCGAGGCCCGCGCAAGCTTCCGCAGGCGCGCAAGGCGCACAGGGCACGCAGCCCGAAGCGGGCATGATGCGTAACGACAGCGCGAGCAATGGATGGGATGCCCTGCGTGGTCAGGGCGGCGCTGGCGAGGCTGAAACCCCCGGCCCGCAGATTCCCATGCCTCCCGGTTTTGATGCCGACGAATTTCTGCGCGGGGCCAAGATGGCTTACACCCGTTTGCAGACGGCCTGGGACAAACGCGACATGAACGATATCTCGCAGTTTACCACCGAGGCCGTGCAGAAATCGGTACGTGAACAGATGGAAGCCGACCCCAAGCCGAGCACCACAGAAATTCTGCTGGTCAATGCCCAGTTGCTGGGGGTTGCCGATGAAGGTCAGGAACAGTACGCTCAGGTGTTCTTTGACGTGCTCCTGCGTGAAAGTCCTGACCAGCAGACGCCGTCCTCTGCGCGCGAAGTGTGGCACTTTATGCGCCCCGTGACAGGCGGCAACTGGAAGCTGGACGGCATCCAACAGGTAGAATAG